In Monodelphis domestica isolate mMonDom1 chromosome 3, mMonDom1.pri, whole genome shotgun sequence, the following proteins share a genomic window:
- the LOC100032185 gene encoding ferritin, heavy subunit-like isoform X2, with translation MENSVFQHFHPECELSISKAINLELHAGYVYFSMTYYFGHHDVALKHFSMFFREQSKKKMKHAEKILQYLTKRGGHPVLENILKSEVQYWSDGLQALEEALVMEKAVNEELLILCNKAKEHEDPHG, from the exons ATGGAGAATTCTGTGTTCCAGCATTTCCATCCGGAATGTGAGCTTTCTATCAGTAAGGCAATAAATTTGGAGTTGCATGCTGGCTACgtctatttttccatg ACTTATTACTTTGGCCATCATGATGTAGCCCTGAAACACTTCTCAATGTTCTTCCGAGAGCAGTCcaaaaagaagatgaaacatgCAGAGAAAATTCTTCAGTACCTAACCAAAAGGGGAGGACATCCTGTTCTGGAAAATATCCTA AAGTCAGAGGTACAATACTGGTCAGATGGTCTTCAGGCTCTGGAAGAAGCTCTTGTGATGGAGAAGGCTGTTAATGAGGAATTGTTGATTCTGTGCAATAAGGCAAAGGAGCATGAAGATCCACAT GGATGA
- the LOC100032185 gene encoding ferritin heavy chain B-like isoform X1 — protein sequence MENSVFQHFHPECELSISKAINLELHAGYVYFSMTYYFGHHDVALKHFSMFFREQSKKKMKHAEKILQYLTKRGGHPVLENILKSEVQYWSDGLQALEEALVMEKAVNEELLILCNKAKEHEDPHLCGFLESELLDEQVKIIKLLGDYITNLKRLGMPENRSGEYIFDKYTLGKTCQSSP from the exons ATGGAGAATTCTGTGTTCCAGCATTTCCATCCGGAATGTGAGCTTTCTATCAGTAAGGCAATAAATTTGGAGTTGCATGCTGGCTACgtctatttttccatg ACTTATTACTTTGGCCATCATGATGTAGCCCTGAAACACTTCTCAATGTTCTTCCGAGAGCAGTCcaaaaagaagatgaaacatgCAGAGAAAATTCTTCAGTACCTAACCAAAAGGGGAGGACATCCTGTTCTGGAAAATATCCTA AAGTCAGAGGTACAATACTGGTCAGATGGTCTTCAGGCTCTGGAAGAAGCTCTTGTGATGGAGAAGGCTGTTAATGAGGAATTGTTGATTCTGTGCAATAAGGCAAAGGAGCATGAAGATCCACAT CTCTGTGGCTTCTTGGAGTCTGAACTCCTCGATGAACAAGTGAAGATCATCAAACTGCTTGGAGATTACATCACTAACTTGAAGAGACTGGGAATGCCTGAAAATAGGTCTGGGGAATACATATTTGACAAGTACACACTAGGAAAAACTTGTCAGAGTTCCCCCTAA